In one window of Qipengyuania profundimaris DNA:
- a CDS encoding glycoside hydrolase family 5 protein: MGDKRMQSFGFATALAVSIAALPAPVLAQQASTNAGTVAPLPVGTCINLGNTLEPETEGAWGGAPARKADFERIAAAGFETVRIPVRWHNKASSEAPYTIDNAWMDRVQQIVDWALASDLNVILNSHHFDPIHETPLAVADWHGGVWRQIAERFAGYPEDTLWFELENEPHKNFDHSNLLETLAPSFEAVRALHPTRAVIIGGENWSGIDSLATLPLFDDPNVHPTFHYYDPFPYTHQGASWTAPDIPPVGRTFPTHEDAAQLAKDVLAVEAYKARTGKVPFMGEVGAYDAHISLDDRVAYHRTITEAFAPTGIGMCVWAYANTFPFYDLEEERWQPGLLDALGLSEPE, translated from the coding sequence ATGGGAGACAAAAGAATGCAGTCCTTCGGTTTCGCGACAGCGCTTGCTGTGTCGATCGCGGCGTTACCTGCGCCGGTTTTGGCGCAGCAAGCCTCCACCAACGCAGGAACGGTCGCCCCCCTGCCAGTCGGCACCTGCATCAATCTCGGCAATACGCTGGAGCCAGAGACCGAGGGGGCTTGGGGCGGCGCGCCTGCGAGAAAGGCCGATTTCGAGCGTATTGCGGCGGCAGGATTCGAGACAGTGCGCATTCCCGTGCGCTGGCACAACAAAGCCAGCAGCGAAGCCCCCTACACCATCGATAATGCCTGGATGGACCGGGTTCAGCAGATCGTCGACTGGGCACTGGCCTCAGACCTCAACGTGATCCTCAACAGCCACCATTTCGACCCCATACATGAAACGCCGCTCGCCGTGGCGGATTGGCATGGCGGGGTTTGGCGGCAGATTGCGGAGCGCTTCGCGGGCTATCCGGAGGATACGCTATGGTTCGAGCTGGAGAACGAACCGCACAAGAATTTCGACCATTCGAACCTGCTCGAAACGCTCGCTCCATCCTTCGAGGCGGTCCGCGCGCTCCATCCGACCCGTGCGGTGATTATCGGCGGTGAGAACTGGAGCGGGATCGATTCACTTGCGACGCTACCGCTATTCGACGATCCGAATGTCCATCCGACCTTTCATTATTACGATCCGTTCCCATACACTCATCAGGGTGCAAGCTGGACCGCGCCGGATATCCCGCCTGTGGGCCGGACCTTCCCAACGCATGAGGATGCAGCCCAGCTCGCGAAAGATGTGCTGGCAGTCGAGGCCTACAAGGCGCGTACGGGGAAAGTGCCCTTCATGGGTGAGGTCGGTGCGTACGACGCACACATTTCTCTCGACGACCGGGTGGCCTATCATCGCACGATCACCGAAGCCTTCGCGCCGACGGGGATCGGCATGTGCGTGTGGGCTTATGCCAATACCTTTCCGTTCTACGATCTGGAGGAAGAGCGCTGGCAACCCGGTTTACTGGACGCACTCGGACTCAGCGAACCCGAATGA
- a CDS encoding cupin-like domain-containing protein, whose protein sequence is MIGCAIRPVDEIARFDAQHFEDEIRPAFRPVVMRGIADDWEIVKAGRADANAALQTVEEMDSGIPTDVMIAPPSEKGRFFFGPDMRGFNFSRKQASLSHLVERLRELAFMSEPLAMYAGAAETVRHLPGFTERHPLPLVDDMEAVARIWLGNATQVATHFDLSDNIAVVALGRRRFTLFPPEATPDLYVGPLNITLAGQPVSMVDPLAPDRQRFPRYEAAEAKGQFADLEPGDAIYIPTLWWHHVTADAPLNILVNYWHNDASRGGGFLALVHAMLAIREQSEAQKEAWRVWFDHFVFGSGSATAADHLPLHARGVNGPASPERDEQMRRFILQVLSST, encoded by the coding sequence TTGATCGGGTGCGCCATACGACCCGTTGACGAAATCGCGCGCTTCGACGCGCAACACTTCGAGGATGAAATCCGTCCGGCTTTCAGGCCTGTCGTGATGCGGGGGATCGCGGATGATTGGGAGATCGTAAAAGCAGGTCGGGCGGATGCCAATGCGGCGCTCCAGACGGTCGAGGAGATGGATAGCGGAATTCCGACGGATGTCATGATCGCTCCGCCAAGCGAAAAGGGACGGTTCTTCTTCGGTCCGGACATGCGCGGTTTCAATTTCAGCCGTAAACAGGCTTCGCTGTCCCATCTCGTCGAGCGCTTGCGCGAACTCGCGTTCATGTCGGAGCCCCTGGCGATGTATGCCGGTGCAGCCGAGACGGTGCGTCACTTGCCGGGCTTCACCGAACGACATCCATTGCCGCTGGTAGACGACATGGAAGCGGTCGCACGGATCTGGCTGGGCAATGCAACGCAGGTTGCAACGCACTTCGATCTTTCCGACAACATCGCGGTCGTCGCTTTGGGCAGGCGCCGGTTTACGTTATTCCCGCCCGAAGCGACTCCCGATCTCTATGTCGGTCCGCTCAACATCACGCTGGCGGGGCAGCCTGTCAGCATGGTCGATCCACTCGCGCCGGACCGGCAGCGCTTTCCGAGATACGAGGCGGCAGAGGCGAAGGGGCAATTCGCCGATCTCGAACCTGGCGATGCGATCTACATCCCGACCCTCTGGTGGCACCATGTCACGGCCGACGCGCCCCTCAATATCCTGGTCAATTACTGGCACAACGACGCATCGCGAGGGGGCGGATTTCTGGCGCTGGTACACGCCATGCTCGCCATTCGCGAACAGAGCGAGGCGCAGAAGGAAGCATGGCGGGTCTGGTTCGACCATTTCGTTTTCGGGTCCGGGTCGGCGACAGCTGCGGATCATCTGCCGCTGCATGCCCGCGGCGTGAATGGTCCGGCCTCGCCTGAGCGCGATGAACAAATGCGAAGGTTCATCTTGCAGGTTCTTTCTTCGACTTGA
- a CDS encoding glycoside hydrolase family 3 protein, whose amino-acid sequence MAGVANPEIWPAYDYPVPLQPDDEARIAELLARMTLEEKIGQLVQADLCCVTPEDVRAYNLGSILVGGNSGPNGNDLSPAPDWLKAADDFYEASVDTTDGGVGVPIVWGTDAVHGHSNIIGATIFPHNIGLGAARDPALIEKIGEVTAKEIRVTGQEWTFAPTVAVPQDFRWGRAYEGYSSDPELVASYVGAMVRGLQGPPSNDNLLAGPYVIASTKHFLADGGTDNGVDQGDSSISEEELRDIHGLPYGPAIAEGVSTVMISFSSWQGKKMTGNKSLVTGVLKDRMDFGGFVVSDWNAHGQVAGCTNESCPQALTAGIDMYMAPDTWKPIYEDLLARARAGTLPMARIDDAVTQILRVKGRLGLFEAGKPSDRPYSGEYELLGAPEHREVARDAVRKSLVLLKNSGVLPLAPGGRLLVAGQGADDIARQSGGWTLTWQGTGVDNSHFPGATSIFGGLSQAVEAAGGSAELSPDGSFTTRPDAAVVVFGETPYAEFQGDRAALVLDPELTTPFETIEKLKAQGIPVVAVMITGRPLYVNPALNDADAFVVAWLPGSEGGGIADVLVGDRQGNPRYDFTGTLPAAWPLATLMSDGTLYDYGYGLSYADPVSQWAELPEVDASTLAGDSRLWFSAGSPAARWSLLVAGESTGDQTRITTVPAEALGGRARVTAENYLVQEGARRFAIDGGMASVQLRNFEPVNIDRETNADILLLVTMKVWDAPDNARIGAIGQDSRGFADFAMPETPDFVRYGISLKCLRSKGADVTTLTQPFVLQTQGAADFAIGEVRLGTDAEVTPPCD is encoded by the coding sequence ATGGCGGGCGTTGCCAATCCCGAAATCTGGCCCGCCTATGACTATCCGGTCCCCCTACAGCCAGATGACGAGGCCCGTATCGCCGAACTGCTGGCGCGCATGACGCTCGAGGAGAAGATCGGCCAGTTGGTTCAGGCGGACCTGTGTTGCGTCACTCCGGAAGACGTCAGGGCCTATAACCTCGGCTCCATCTTGGTCGGCGGCAACAGTGGTCCCAACGGTAACGACCTTTCTCCTGCGCCCGACTGGCTGAAGGCAGCCGACGATTTTTACGAGGCTTCGGTGGACACTACCGACGGCGGTGTCGGCGTGCCGATCGTCTGGGGGACCGACGCGGTCCACGGTCACTCCAACATCATCGGCGCGACCATCTTTCCGCACAATATCGGGCTCGGCGCCGCGCGCGACCCCGCTCTGATCGAGAAGATCGGCGAGGTGACCGCGAAGGAAATCCGCGTGACGGGCCAGGAATGGACTTTCGCACCCACAGTTGCCGTGCCGCAGGATTTCCGCTGGGGGCGCGCCTACGAAGGCTACTCATCCGATCCGGAGCTGGTAGCGTCCTATGTCGGCGCTATGGTCCGCGGACTACAGGGCCCGCCAAGCAACGATAATCTGCTGGCCGGCCCCTACGTCATCGCCTCGACCAAACATTTCCTCGCCGACGGCGGGACAGATAACGGGGTCGACCAGGGCGACAGTTCGATCAGCGAAGAGGAGCTGCGCGATATTCACGGGTTGCCCTATGGCCCCGCTATCGCCGAAGGTGTCTCCACCGTCATGATCAGTTTTTCCAGCTGGCAGGGCAAGAAGATGACCGGCAACAAGTCGCTGGTTACCGGTGTGCTCAAGGACCGCATGGATTTCGGGGGCTTCGTCGTCTCGGACTGGAATGCGCACGGCCAGGTGGCCGGCTGCACCAACGAAAGCTGCCCGCAGGCGCTGACGGCCGGGATCGACATGTACATGGCACCGGACACCTGGAAACCGATCTACGAAGATCTGCTCGCACGGGCGCGGGCCGGGACGCTGCCGATGGCGCGGATCGACGATGCGGTGACCCAAATCCTGCGTGTGAAGGGCCGTCTCGGATTGTTCGAGGCGGGAAAACCGTCCGACCGCCCCTATTCCGGCGAATATGAGCTCCTCGGCGCCCCCGAGCACCGTGAGGTTGCGCGTGACGCCGTGCGCAAGTCGCTGGTCCTGCTCAAGAACAGTGGCGTGCTGCCGCTGGCACCGGGCGGTCGCCTGCTGGTTGCCGGTCAGGGTGCGGACGACATCGCGCGTCAATCCGGTGGGTGGACGCTCACCTGGCAAGGTACCGGCGTGGACAATAGCCATTTCCCCGGCGCTACCTCTATTTTCGGAGGTCTGTCGCAGGCCGTGGAGGCCGCCGGAGGAAGCGCCGAGCTGTCGCCCGACGGCAGCTTCACGACAAGGCCCGACGCCGCAGTCGTGGTCTTCGGCGAGACGCCCTATGCGGAATTCCAGGGCGACCGTGCGGCGCTCGTGCTCGACCCGGAGCTTACCACGCCGTTCGAGACCATTGAAAAATTGAAAGCCCAGGGCATCCCGGTAGTGGCCGTGATGATCACGGGTCGCCCGCTCTACGTCAATCCGGCGCTCAACGATGCCGACGCATTCGTCGTGGCCTGGCTTCCGGGCAGCGAAGGAGGCGGCATTGCCGACGTCCTTGTAGGCGACCGGCAGGGCAACCCGCGCTACGATTTTACCGGGACGCTGCCGGCCGCATGGCCCTTGGCTACCTTGATGAGCGATGGGACCCTTTACGATTACGGCTATGGGCTGTCGTACGCAGACCCGGTCAGCCAATGGGCGGAGCTTCCCGAAGTCGATGCCAGCACTCTCGCCGGAGACAGTCGCCTGTGGTTCAGCGCCGGCTCCCCGGCTGCGCGCTGGTCGCTGCTTGTCGCCGGCGAGAGCACGGGCGACCAGACCCGGATCACCACGGTTCCGGCGGAGGCTCTTGGCGGTCGTGCTCGTGTAACGGCGGAGAACTATCTGGTACAGGAAGGCGCGCGTCGCTTCGCCATCGATGGGGGCATGGCCAGCGTCCAGCTGCGCAATTTCGAGCCCGTGAACATCGATCGCGAAACCAATGCGGACATTCTCCTGCTGGTGACCATGAAGGTATGGGATGCGCCCGACAACGCTCGCATCGGCGCGATCGGTCAGGACAGTCGCGGTTTCGCCGACTTCGCGATGCCGGAGACGCCCGACTTCGTACGCTATGGCATATCGCTCAAATGCCTGCGGTCGAAGGGTGCGGATGTCACCACTCTGACCCAGCCGTTCGTGCTGCAGACCCAAGGCGCTGCCGATTTCGCGATCGGAGAGGTTCGGCTTGGAACGGATGCAGAGGTGACACCGCCTTGTGATTGA
- a CDS encoding SMP-30/gluconolactonase/LRE family protein produces MVEVRTVLAAQSKLGEGVLWDADREVVWFVDIKRHRLWHYDPATGSNSYAEAPDQIGWAIPAEGGLLLCGLKDGLYTFDPEAKRFEKLMAVPGEPAGNRLNDACTDPWGRVWFGSMDDSEGTASGRFYVFDRGTIRPAGPDGITITNGPAVNAEGDRIYFTDTTAQQIFVADLSSSGVGGARPFADTGALFPDAYPDGPVVDAEGHVWTGLYLGGKVARFTPDGELDATIDIPARDVTKMAFGGRDLRTGYATSATKNMEPSDMTDYPDAGGLFAFEAPVAGFAQAKVKLG; encoded by the coding sequence ATGGTCGAGGTAAGGACGGTTCTGGCAGCGCAAAGCAAGCTCGGCGAAGGCGTGCTTTGGGATGCCGATCGCGAAGTCGTCTGGTTTGTAGACATCAAGCGCCACCGGTTGTGGCACTACGATCCTGCCACCGGTAGCAATTCCTATGCCGAAGCGCCGGACCAGATCGGCTGGGCTATACCTGCGGAAGGCGGGCTCCTGCTCTGTGGCCTGAAGGACGGGCTCTATACCTTCGACCCCGAAGCAAAACGTTTCGAAAAGCTGATGGCCGTCCCGGGCGAACCCGCGGGCAACCGGCTCAACGACGCCTGCACCGATCCGTGGGGCCGCGTCTGGTTCGGATCGATGGACGATAGCGAAGGCACTGCATCCGGAAGGTTTTACGTCTTCGATCGCGGCACCATCCGTCCCGCCGGACCCGATGGTATCACGATCACCAACGGCCCGGCGGTCAACGCGGAAGGCGACCGCATTTATTTCACCGACACCACCGCCCAGCAGATTTTCGTGGCAGATCTTTCATCGTCCGGAGTTGGCGGGGCGCGACCCTTTGCCGATACCGGCGCCCTGTTTCCGGACGCCTATCCGGACGGTCCGGTAGTGGATGCCGAAGGCCATGTTTGGACCGGGCTCTATCTCGGCGGCAAAGTTGCCCGATTTACGCCCGACGGCGAGCTCGACGCGACAATCGACATTCCCGCCCGCGACGTCACCAAGATGGCCTTTGGCGGCCGCGATCTGCGGACCGGCTATGCGACCAGCGCGACCAAGAATATGGAGCCAAGCGATATGACGGACTATCCCGACGCCGGGGGCCTGTTCGCTTTCGAGGCACCTGTCGCAGGGTTCGCCCAGGCGAAAGTGAAGCTCGGATGA
- a CDS encoding SDR family NAD(P)-dependent oxidoreductase, which translates to MGHHGENAAQANYPSLRGRKVIVSGGASGIGEGIVEGFARQGAAVAFVDLMEKPSHALIERLSDAEIEPIFHHCDITDCDDYTGKIAQIIDALGGCDVLVNNAANDDRHKFDEVSSTYWDERMSVNLKHQFFAAQAVVPAMRDAGGGSIVNMGSISWHLGLPDLTLYQTAKAAIEGLTRSLARELGRDNIRVNTVIPGNVQTPRQMKWYTPEGEAEIVAAQCLDGRIQPVDIAAMVMFLASDDARFCTAHNYWVDGGWR; encoded by the coding sequence ATGGGCCATCATGGCGAGAATGCCGCGCAGGCGAATTACCCCAGCCTGAGAGGCCGCAAGGTTATCGTCAGCGGCGGTGCGTCCGGTATCGGTGAAGGTATTGTCGAAGGGTTCGCTCGGCAGGGCGCCGCGGTCGCGTTTGTCGATCTCATGGAAAAACCGAGCCATGCCCTGATCGAACGGCTCTCGGACGCCGAGATCGAGCCGATCTTCCATCACTGCGATATTACCGACTGCGACGATTACACAGGCAAGATCGCGCAGATAATCGATGCTCTCGGTGGGTGCGACGTGCTCGTGAACAATGCGGCGAACGACGACCGCCACAAGTTCGACGAGGTGTCGAGCACCTATTGGGACGAGCGAATGAGCGTCAATCTCAAGCACCAGTTCTTCGCTGCCCAAGCCGTCGTCCCGGCAATGCGCGATGCGGGTGGCGGTTCGATCGTCAATATGGGGTCGATCAGCTGGCATCTGGGCCTGCCGGACCTCACGCTCTACCAGACTGCCAAGGCTGCGATCGAGGGGCTTACCCGCAGCCTGGCTCGTGAGTTGGGGCGGGACAATATCCGTGTAAATACGGTGATCCCCGGCAACGTCCAGACACCGCGCCAGATGAAATGGTACACGCCCGAAGGCGAGGCGGAGATCGTTGCCGCACAGTGCCTCGACGGGCGTATTCAGCCGGTGGATATCGCCGCAATGGTAATGTTTCTCGCCTCCGACGACGCGAGGTTCTGCACGGCGCACAATTACTGGGTCGATGGAGGGTGGCGCTGA
- a CDS encoding fumarylacetoacetate hydrolase family protein codes for MATNILEGLPSDYASGQFLGRAETPAGPSILAIRKGTIYDITEVAASMSGAIERRHFDGGIKLGPVENGLPEGWRLLAPIDLQCIKAAGVTFALSAIERVIEERARGDAASAAVIRAQLEDKVGSGIRSVVPGSEEAMQLKAALIDQGMWSQYLEVAIGPDAEIFSKSPVLSSVGHGAEIGVRSDSNWNNPEPEVVLVCDSAGEIIGATLGNDVNLRDFEGRSALLLSKAKDNTASCSIGPFIRIFDESFALDDVRAASVDLTIEGPEGYRLEGTNDMSQISRDPTDLVDQCLSEHHYPDGFVLFCGTLFAPTQDRDEPGAGFTHKVGDVVTISSERIGTLRNTVTLSSRATPWRMGVAAFATNLAERGLIDRI; via the coding sequence ATGGCCACGAACATTCTTGAAGGTTTGCCGTCGGACTATGCCAGCGGCCAGTTTCTCGGTCGTGCGGAAACGCCCGCCGGACCGTCGATCCTGGCTATCCGCAAGGGAACGATCTACGACATCACCGAAGTGGCCGCCTCCATGTCCGGAGCGATCGAGCGGCGGCATTTCGACGGCGGTATCAAGCTCGGGCCGGTCGAGAACGGCTTGCCGGAAGGCTGGAGGCTGCTCGCGCCGATCGACCTTCAGTGCATCAAGGCCGCCGGCGTCACCTTTGCCCTGTCGGCAATCGAAAGAGTGATAGAGGAACGCGCCCGCGGCGATGCGGCCAGCGCGGCCGTGATCCGCGCGCAGCTCGAAGATAAGGTCGGCTCCGGCATCCGGTCGGTGGTGCCGGGCAGCGAGGAGGCGATGCAGCTGAAGGCTGCGCTCATCGATCAGGGAATGTGGTCGCAGTATCTCGAAGTGGCGATCGGGCCCGATGCGGAAATCTTTTCCAAGTCGCCGGTACTGTCTTCCGTCGGCCACGGTGCAGAAATCGGCGTGCGGTCGGATTCCAATTGGAACAATCCCGAGCCCGAGGTCGTGCTGGTATGCGACAGCGCTGGCGAGATTATCGGCGCGACTTTGGGGAACGACGTCAACCTGCGCGACTTCGAAGGTCGCTCGGCCCTGCTTTTGTCCAAGGCGAAGGACAATACGGCAAGTTGCTCGATCGGCCCGTTCATCCGCATTTTCGACGAGAGTTTCGCGCTCGACGATGTCCGTGCCGCCAGTGTGGATTTGACCATCGAAGGTCCGGAAGGGTACCGGCTCGAAGGGACGAACGACATGTCGCAGATCAGTCGCGATCCAACGGATCTGGTCGACCAGTGCCTGTCGGAGCACCACTATCCGGACGGGTTCGTTCTGTTTTGCGGCACGCTGTTCGCGCCGACGCAGGATCGGGACGAGCCCGGCGCCGGGTTCACGCATAAAGTTGGCGACGTCGTCACGATCAGTTCGGAGCGTATCGGGACGCTGCGTAACACGGTGACTTTGTCATCCAGGGCGACGCCCTGGCGAATGGGCGTTGCCGCTTTCGCAACCAATCTGGCCGAGCGTGGCTTGATCGACAGAATTTGA
- a CDS encoding glycoside hydrolase family 43 protein: MKARRTLLAGLALSALTPGVAQGQPIASFDYLEYEAVDSDRRQTDESYNNPVIPGFHPDPSLVRVGEDFYAVTSTFSWFPGLPVLHSTDLVNWRQIGNAINRSGQVDFGGLGTNRGLFAPAITFHDGLFWIVNTCIECGNNFVITAKDPAGPWSDPKWLDFGGIDPSLYFADDGTTWIVYNDAPPGEPLYEGHRAIWMQQFDPEAMQVMPERTLLVNGGVDLSTEPVWAEGPHIYRVDGWYYLLTAEGGTADQHSQTIYRSRELQGPYEPGPFNPILTQRDLPADRQDRVEATGHADIVKLDDGSWWGLFLATRPFAGQSTLLGRETFLLPLEWIDGWPRFLDRGQPVPMQTGRPDLPPAEPVDYDSWRDEFISPLGPEWIGLRTPGYVQDIMVGNGSLHVISGPNAAGSLERPAFAGRRLRHHSADFTTKVAFQPTGDSDFAGLLALMDEAHFLAAGIEGERLVIRLRTDPSQDERGEIIAEQPLTREGPVEFKLALRAGEARVSWRTAGEDSWQRLGEAIDVEPLASVHAGLFTGLVVGPYAYSQP; this comes from the coding sequence ATGAAGGCAAGACGGACTCTGCTGGCGGGGCTCGCGCTCTCGGCGCTGACTCCGGGCGTGGCTCAGGGGCAGCCGATCGCCAGTTTCGACTATTTGGAGTACGAAGCCGTCGATTCCGACAGGCGCCAGACGGACGAATCCTACAACAATCCGGTCATTCCCGGATTCCACCCTGATCCTTCGCTCGTGAGGGTGGGCGAGGACTTCTACGCTGTCACATCCACGTTCAGCTGGTTCCCGGGCTTACCGGTTCTCCACAGCACCGACCTCGTGAACTGGCGACAGATCGGCAATGCGATCAACCGCTCGGGCCAGGTCGATTTCGGCGGTCTGGGCACCAATCGGGGCCTGTTCGCTCCGGCAATCACGTTCCACGACGGACTGTTCTGGATCGTTAATACCTGCATCGAATGCGGAAACAATTTTGTCATCACGGCCAAGGATCCAGCGGGACCATGGAGCGATCCCAAGTGGCTCGATTTCGGCGGAATCGATCCCTCGCTCTATTTCGCGGACGATGGCACGACGTGGATCGTCTACAACGATGCGCCTCCCGGAGAGCCGCTGTACGAAGGGCACCGCGCGATCTGGATGCAGCAGTTCGATCCTGAGGCGATGCAGGTCATGCCGGAACGTACGCTGCTGGTGAACGGCGGCGTCGATCTTTCGACCGAACCTGTCTGGGCGGAAGGGCCGCATATCTATCGTGTAGACGGCTGGTATTATCTTCTGACGGCAGAGGGTGGAACCGCGGACCAGCATTCGCAAACGATCTATCGATCGCGCGAATTGCAGGGTCCGTACGAGCCCGGACCGTTCAATCCGATCCTCACGCAGCGGGACTTGCCCGCCGACCGGCAGGATCGCGTGGAGGCTACCGGACATGCCGATATCGTGAAGCTCGATGATGGCAGCTGGTGGGGCTTGTTCCTTGCAACGCGCCCCTTCGCCGGACAATCCACTCTCCTCGGGCGGGAAACCTTTCTTCTGCCGCTCGAGTGGATCGATGGCTGGCCCCGCTTCCTCGACCGCGGCCAGCCGGTGCCGATGCAAACGGGCCGCCCCGATCTCCCGCCTGCGGAGCCGGTCGACTACGACAGCTGGCGCGACGAATTCATTTCGCCGCTCGGCCCGGAATGGATCGGTTTGCGTACGCCCGGCTACGTGCAGGACATCATGGTCGGAAATGGATCGCTACACGTGATCTCGGGGCCGAATGCGGCGGGAAGTCTGGAAAGACCGGCCTTCGCTGGGCGGCGCCTGCGGCATCATTCCGCCGATTTTACCACGAAGGTCGCTTTCCAGCCCACCGGTGACAGCGACTTTGCCGGGTTGCTCGCACTGATGGACGAGGCTCATTTCCTTGCCGCAGGGATCGAGGGCGAACGGCTGGTAATTCGGCTGCGTACCGATCCCTCGCAGGACGAGCGGGGCGAGATAATCGCGGAGCAGCCGCTGACACGCGAGGGACCCGTGGAATTCAAATTGGCCTTACGTGCCGGCGAGGCACGGGTTTCATGGCGCACCGCCGGGGAAGACAGTTGGCAGCGGCTTGGCGAGGCGATCGATGTCGAACCGCTCGCCTCGGTTCATGCGGGGCTTTTCACCGGGCTGGTCGTCGGACCCTATGCCTATTCCCAGCCATGA